One Citricoccus sp. K5 DNA window includes the following coding sequences:
- a CDS encoding putative selenate ABC transporter substrate-binding protein, whose product MRTSHRRLSWSVAGLSLAVALATSGCGGTSEPSGSGTDGAAAAKEHGEGPLRISAIPDMDPSDLAEREKAMAAYLAEELGVEVEYVPVSDYAASVSLFGTGDLDLVFYGGLTGVQARLRTEGAEVLAQRDIDERFRSVFIAHRDAGLEPVDDVAGLAELADTRFTFGSESSTSGRLMPSYFLDQAGVDPAADLDGEPGFSGSHDLTIDLVESGSYEAGALNEQVWRSRTEAGTVDTEKVQEIFTTPEYADYHWIGSPGVDERLGDGFTEDLRQALMDLDGSDTEEAALLEAYGAEAIVPAEASDHERIEEIGRTLGLIR is encoded by the coding sequence ATGCGCACCTCCCACCGCCGTCTTTCCTGGTCAGTCGCAGGCCTTAGCCTCGCCGTGGCACTGGCAACCTCCGGTTGCGGCGGGACATCCGAACCTTCCGGCTCCGGCACAGACGGTGCCGCTGCTGCCAAGGAGCACGGGGAAGGCCCTTTGCGCATCAGCGCCATCCCGGACATGGACCCCTCCGACCTCGCCGAGCGCGAGAAGGCAATGGCCGCCTACCTCGCCGAGGAGCTGGGCGTGGAGGTGGAGTACGTCCCCGTCAGTGACTACGCCGCCTCCGTCAGCCTGTTCGGCACCGGGGACCTCGACCTGGTCTTCTACGGCGGTCTGACCGGCGTCCAGGCACGGCTTCGCACCGAGGGGGCAGAAGTGCTGGCTCAGCGGGACATCGACGAGCGCTTCCGCAGCGTCTTCATCGCCCATCGCGACGCCGGCCTGGAACCGGTCGACGACGTGGCCGGGTTGGCGGAGCTGGCGGACACGCGGTTCACCTTCGGCAGTGAGTCCTCCACGTCCGGGCGCCTCATGCCGTCCTACTTCCTGGACCAGGCCGGGGTGGACCCGGCCGCCGACCTCGACGGCGAGCCCGGCTTCTCCGGCTCCCACGACCTGACCATCGACCTGGTGGAATCCGGCAGCTACGAGGCCGGTGCCCTCAACGAACAGGTGTGGCGGTCCCGGACCGAGGCCGGAACGGTGGACACCGAGAAGGTCCAGGAGATCTTCACGACCCCGGAGTACGCCGACTACCACTGGATCGGTTCCCCCGGTGTGGACGAGCGGCTGGGGGACGGTTTCACCGAGGACCTGCGGCAGGCCCTCATGGACCTCGACGGCTCCGACACCGAGGAGGCGGCGCTTCTCGAGGCCTACGGTGCGGAGGCGATCGTCCCGGCGGAGGCCTCCGACCACGAGCGGATCGAGGAGATCGGCCGCACGCTCGGCCTGATCCGATGA
- a CDS encoding phosphonate ABC transporter ATP-binding protein — MTDPSTEPAPAVALQDVTVSYGSRSALDKITLRIQPGERVALVGPSGAGKTTLLGLCNGTVAPTSGQIHVLGTDPARASARGLRALRSRIGSVHQQLNLVGPLRVVHNVNAGHLGSWGRWRALRSLVRPLQVDEAREALDRVGIAGHLYQRTDRLSGGEQQRVALARVLVQDPDLVLADEPVSSLDPARADEVMGLLCGVLSLDRPRRTLLVSLHDFDLAVRHCDRVVGLRQGRVVLDLPTAEVDAQARARLYELEPDR, encoded by the coding sequence ATGACTGACCCGAGCACGGAACCGGCCCCCGCCGTGGCTCTGCAGGACGTCACGGTGTCCTACGGGAGCCGTTCCGCCCTGGACAAGATCACCCTCCGGATCCAGCCCGGCGAACGGGTGGCCCTGGTGGGGCCCAGCGGCGCGGGCAAGACGACTCTGCTGGGACTGTGCAACGGCACCGTCGCCCCCACCTCCGGTCAGATCCACGTCCTGGGCACGGACCCCGCCCGCGCCTCCGCCCGTGGGTTGAGGGCGTTGCGGAGCAGGATCGGCTCCGTGCACCAGCAGCTCAACCTCGTGGGACCGCTGCGGGTGGTGCACAACGTCAACGCCGGTCACCTGGGCAGCTGGGGACGGTGGCGGGCCCTGCGCTCCCTGGTCCGCCCACTCCAGGTGGACGAGGCCCGCGAGGCCCTGGACCGGGTGGGCATCGCAGGGCACCTGTACCAGCGCACCGACCGGCTCTCCGGCGGGGAGCAGCAGCGGGTGGCGCTGGCCCGGGTCCTGGTGCAGGATCCAGACCTCGTCCTCGCCGACGAACCGGTCTCCAGCCTGGACCCGGCTCGCGCCGACGAGGTGATGGGCCTGCTCTGCGGAGTACTCAGCCTGGACCGGCCGCGCCGGACCCTGCTGGTGAGCCTGCACGACTTCGACCTCGCCGTGCGGCACTGCGATCGCGTGGTGGGACTGCGTCAAGGCCGCGTGGTCCTCGATCTCCCCACCGCCGAGGTGGATGCGCAGGCCCGGGCGCGCCTCTACGAGCTGGAACCCGACCGGTGA
- a CDS encoding ABC transporter permease: MSPSGLTALTRLEGPGRHPGRQSGLQPGQQPSQRPDRRARWRLRGGGRMWAVAWVLVLVWSVGSWLIEDGALVNTRGWPMFAEFFAAALAPDLSADFLVRIGEATLTTLSFAILGTLLAVAGGLVVGVLTSETWWAAGSPSRGRSLASRTARRAGWLVTRLGLALPRGIHEAVWALLLLSVLGRDPLVGVLAIAIPFGAITAKVYAEIIDESARGPFEALRASGARRGTALLYAVAPVALPDLASYAFYRFECAVRSAVILGMVGAGGLGFELVLSFAGSRHGEVWTLIFTMVLLGAVVDRWGSGLRRAGGRWRTGGTVLITAVLAIAALVHLGPDLSRVFTERTAGLFAGLVDDLLPPALPDGGWSRLLEDALETLQMSLVAGTIAGVAAVGVAFVAARNRGAGVSAARRLAGAAARWLLLFTRSLPPPVWALLFLFLFLPGPLPGALALAAYNFGILGRLCAEVVENLDRRSHDHLIAAGAPPLSAFSYGIVPQAGGRFLSYGLYRWEVAMRETVVVGVVGAGGLGRLLEDQRVSFDYGGMSGTILALVVLSALVDLISSAVRRSLR, from the coding sequence GTGAGCCCCAGCGGCCTGACGGCCCTGACACGACTGGAGGGGCCCGGCCGGCATCCCGGCCGCCAGTCCGGTCTGCAACCCGGCCAGCAACCCAGCCAGCGACCTGACCGGCGCGCCCGGTGGCGACTGCGCGGCGGTGGGCGGATGTGGGCCGTCGCCTGGGTGCTCGTCCTCGTGTGGTCCGTGGGCAGCTGGCTGATCGAAGACGGCGCCCTGGTCAACACCCGGGGCTGGCCGATGTTCGCGGAATTCTTCGCCGCGGCGCTCGCCCCGGACCTCTCGGCAGACTTCCTGGTCCGCATCGGCGAGGCGACCCTGACCACGCTCTCCTTCGCGATCCTGGGAACGCTGCTGGCCGTGGCCGGGGGCCTGGTGGTCGGGGTGCTCACCTCGGAGACCTGGTGGGCGGCCGGCTCGCCGTCCCGCGGCCGGTCACTGGCCAGCCGCACAGCTCGCCGGGCCGGATGGCTGGTCACCCGGCTCGGTTTGGCTCTGCCGCGGGGCATCCACGAGGCCGTCTGGGCCCTGCTGCTGCTCAGCGTGCTGGGCCGGGATCCACTGGTGGGGGTGCTGGCGATCGCGATCCCGTTCGGGGCCATCACGGCCAAGGTCTACGCCGAGATCATCGACGAGTCCGCCCGCGGCCCCTTCGAGGCGCTGCGGGCATCCGGTGCCCGGCGCGGGACCGCGTTGCTCTACGCCGTGGCACCGGTCGCCCTGCCGGACCTGGCCTCGTATGCCTTCTACCGGTTCGAGTGCGCCGTCCGCTCCGCCGTGATCCTCGGCATGGTGGGTGCCGGTGGCCTCGGCTTCGAACTGGTCCTGAGCTTCGCCGGCTCTCGTCATGGCGAGGTCTGGACGCTGATCTTCACCATGGTGTTGCTGGGAGCCGTGGTGGACCGGTGGGGATCCGGCCTCCGTCGTGCTGGCGGGCGCTGGCGCACCGGCGGGACGGTATTGATCACGGCCGTCCTGGCCATCGCCGCGCTCGTGCACCTCGGGCCGGACCTGTCCCGGGTGTTCACGGAGCGGACCGCCGGCCTGTTCGCCGGCCTGGTGGATGATCTGCTGCCCCCGGCACTGCCCGACGGCGGGTGGTCCCGGTTGCTCGAGGACGCGCTCGAGACGCTGCAGATGTCCCTCGTGGCGGGCACGATCGCCGGCGTGGCGGCCGTGGGCGTGGCCTTCGTGGCGGCCCGCAACAGGGGCGCCGGCGTCAGTGCCGCCCGACGGCTGGCCGGGGCGGCGGCCCGCTGGCTGCTGTTGTTCACCCGGTCCCTGCCGCCGCCGGTCTGGGCCCTTCTGTTCCTGTTCCTGTTCCTGCCGGGGCCGTTGCCCGGGGCACTGGCGTTGGCCGCCTACAACTTCGGAATCCTGGGGCGGTTGTGCGCCGAGGTGGTGGAGAACCTCGACCGGCGCTCCCACGACCATCTCATCGCGGCCGGCGCCCCGCCGCTCAGTGCCTTCAGCTACGGGATCGTTCCCCAGGCCGGAGGGCGGTTCCTGTCCTATGGGCTGTACCGCTGGGAGGTGGCCATGCGGGAGACGGTCGTGGTCGGCGTCGTGGGGGCCGGCGGTCTGGGGCGGCTCCTGGAGGATCAGCGGGTCTCCTTCGACTACGGCGGCATGAGCGGGACCATCCTGGCCCTGGTGGTGCTCTCAGCCCTGGTCGACCTGATCAGCAGCGCTGTGCGCCGCTCCCTGCGCTGA
- the fbaA gene encoding class II fructose-bisphosphate aldolase, translating into MPIASPDKYAEMIDSAKKGGYAYPAINVTSSQTLNAAIRGFAEAGSDGIIQASTGGAAYFSGSSVKDMVTGSLAMVAFAREVAKQYDVNIALHTDHCPKDKLDGFVMPLLDASEAEVKAGRDPFFNSHMWDGSAETLEENLRIGRELLARTHANRQILEVEIGVVGGEEDGVAHEINDKLYTSVADGLATIEALGAGENGRYITALTFGNVHGVYKPGGVTLRPEILDEIQREVGASIGKDRPFDLVFHGGSGSTSQEISDAVSYGVIKMNVDTDTQYAFTRPVVTHMFQNYDGVLKVDGEVGNKKLYDPRNWGAKAEESMAARVGQACQELGSAGKSIK; encoded by the coding sequence ATGCCCATCGCCTCACCGGACAAGTACGCCGAAATGATCGACTCCGCCAAGAAGGGCGGCTATGCCTACCCGGCCATCAACGTCACGAGCTCCCAGACGCTGAACGCCGCGATCCGTGGCTTCGCCGAGGCCGGCTCGGACGGCATCATCCAGGCCTCCACGGGTGGCGCGGCCTACTTCTCCGGCTCTTCCGTCAAGGACATGGTCACCGGTTCGCTGGCCATGGTGGCCTTCGCCCGCGAGGTGGCCAAGCAGTACGACGTCAACATCGCCCTGCACACGGACCACTGCCCGAAGGACAAGCTGGACGGCTTCGTCATGCCGCTGCTGGACGCCTCCGAAGCCGAGGTCAAGGCCGGCCGTGACCCGTTCTTCAACTCGCACATGTGGGACGGTTCGGCCGAGACCCTCGAGGAGAACCTGCGCATCGGCCGCGAGCTGCTGGCCCGCACCCACGCCAACCGGCAGATCCTCGAGGTGGAGATCGGCGTGGTCGGCGGCGAGGAGGACGGCGTGGCGCACGAGATCAATGACAAGCTCTACACCTCCGTGGCGGACGGCCTGGCCACCATCGAGGCCCTCGGCGCCGGCGAGAACGGCCGCTACATCACGGCCCTGACCTTCGGCAACGTCCACGGCGTCTACAAGCCCGGCGGAGTGACGCTGCGCCCGGAGATCCTGGACGAGATCCAGCGTGAGGTCGGCGCCAGCATCGGCAAGGACCGGCCCTTCGACCTCGTCTTCCACGGCGGCTCCGGCTCCACCTCCCAGGAGATCTCGGACGCGGTGTCCTACGGCGTCATCAAGATGAATGTGGACACGGACACGCAGTATGCCTTCACCCGCCCCGTGGTGACCCACATGTTCCAGAACTACGACGGTGTCCTGAAGGTCGACGGCGAAGTCGGCAACAAGAAGCTGTACGACCCGCGCAACTGGGGTGCCAAGGCCGAGGAGTCCATGGCCGCCCGCGTGGGGCAGGCCTGCCAGGAACTCGGCTCCGCCGGCAAGTCCATCAAATAA
- a CDS encoding RNA methyltransferase has product MTPDAGPAAPGAPVPDAPEREVGVGPWEGDWPTGEHWDPELLRAGDRRNVADHYRYWTLEAIVADLDTKRHPFHVAIENWQHDLNIGTVVRTANAFNAAGVHIIGRRRWNRRGAMVTDRYLHVHHHPTVEDFTDWAASEGLAVIGIDIFPDSVPLETFPLPERCVLVFGQEGPGLSEEVHAAAEATLSIAQYGSTRSINAASAAGIAMHAWIRQQVFGQRP; this is encoded by the coding sequence GTGACGCCCGACGCCGGCCCGGCCGCCCCGGGTGCGCCGGTTCCGGACGCACCCGAGCGTGAGGTGGGCGTGGGCCCCTGGGAGGGCGACTGGCCCACGGGGGAGCACTGGGACCCCGAGCTGCTGCGGGCCGGCGACCGGCGCAATGTGGCGGACCACTACCGGTACTGGACGCTCGAGGCGATCGTGGCGGACCTGGACACCAAGCGGCATCCGTTCCACGTGGCGATCGAGAACTGGCAGCACGACCTGAACATCGGCACCGTGGTGCGCACCGCCAACGCGTTCAACGCGGCGGGGGTGCACATCATCGGCCGGCGCCGCTGGAACCGGCGCGGGGCCATGGTCACGGACCGCTATCTGCACGTGCACCACCACCCCACCGTGGAGGACTTCACGGACTGGGCCGCGTCCGAGGGGCTGGCCGTGATCGGCATCGACATCTTCCCGGACTCCGTGCCCTTGGAGACGTTCCCGCTGCCCGAGCGGTGCGTGCTGGTCTTCGGGCAGGAGGGGCCGGGGCTCTCCGAGGAGGTCCATGCGGCGGCCGAGGCCACGCTGTCCATCGCACAGTACGGATCCACCCGGTCCATCAATGCAGCCTCCGCCGCCGGCATCGCCATGCACGCCTGGATCCGCCAGCAGGTCTTCGGCCAGCGCCCCTGA
- a CDS encoding magnesium and cobalt transport protein CorA, producing MTIVDNAIYKDGQRILAPTTLQETFEQCKRLGGMAWVGLYRPDEAELQEVAHELNLHELAVEDALVGGQRAKLERYDDDRFFVLIPARYLDESETVEFGELNVFVGSDFVVTVRHSEVPDLARVRRHLEEQRPELLSAGTSAVVHGILDSVVDDYFPVAEGLENDIGEIEDEIFAGDGNVTRRIYELSREVVGFQRAIRSLPHMLETLIEHLEGDPGKVEVLRKLRDVHDHSVQLNDRVASMRTMLEHALELDSTLTSKKLAEVSVAQNEQVKRISSWAAIIFAPQLVGSIYGMNFDLMPELHWVWGYPFALGLMLAVALTLFVLFRKNDWL from the coding sequence GTGACCATCGTCGACAACGCCATCTACAAGGACGGCCAGCGCATCCTGGCGCCCACCACGCTGCAGGAGACTTTCGAGCAGTGCAAACGGCTCGGCGGGATGGCGTGGGTGGGGCTGTACCGGCCGGATGAGGCGGAGCTGCAGGAGGTGGCGCACGAGCTCAACCTGCACGAGCTGGCGGTGGAGGATGCCCTGGTGGGCGGGCAGCGGGCCAAGCTCGAGCGCTATGACGATGACCGCTTCTTTGTGTTGATCCCCGCTCGGTACCTGGACGAGTCGGAGACGGTGGAGTTCGGCGAGCTCAACGTGTTCGTGGGCAGCGACTTCGTGGTCACGGTCCGCCATTCGGAGGTCCCGGACCTCGCCCGGGTCCGGCGACACCTGGAGGAGCAACGGCCGGAACTTCTCTCCGCCGGTACCTCCGCCGTGGTGCACGGGATCCTCGACTCCGTGGTGGACGACTACTTCCCCGTGGCCGAGGGCCTGGAGAACGACATCGGCGAGATCGAGGACGAGATCTTCGCCGGGGACGGCAACGTGACCCGCCGCATCTACGAGCTCTCCCGCGAGGTGGTGGGATTCCAGCGGGCCATCCGGTCCCTGCCTCACATGTTGGAGACCTTGATCGAGCACCTGGAGGGGGATCCGGGCAAGGTCGAGGTACTCCGCAAGCTGCGTGACGTGCACGACCACAGCGTGCAGCTCAACGACCGCGTCGCCTCCATGCGCACGATGCTCGAGCATGCCCTGGAGCTGGACTCCACCCTGACCTCGAAGAAGCTCGCCGAGGTCTCCGTGGCGCAGAACGAGCAGGTCAAGCGCATCTCGTCCTGGGCGGCGATCATCTTCGCCCCGCAGCTGGTGGGCTCGATCTACGGCATGAACTTCGACCTCATGCCGGAGTTGCACTGGGTGTGGGGCTACCCGTTCGCCCTGGGGCTGATGCTCGCCGTGGCGCTGACGCTGTTCGTCCTGTTCCGCAAGAACGACTGGCTGTAG
- the pyrE gene encoding orotate phosphoribosyltransferase, producing the protein MESMTTQTQDRARLLELIKELAVVRGRVTLSSGKEADYYIDLRRITLHHEAAPLVGRVMLNLLDQAGVEAQAVGGLTMGADPVGTAMLHEAGRQGRDLDAFVVRKAQKSYGMGRQVEGPSVEGRPVVVLEDTSTTGGSALTAVEGVRQAGGLVQAVAVIVDRDTGAAERIEEEAGVQYLYAFGKDELGLD; encoded by the coding sequence ATGGAGTCCATGACGACTCAGACCCAGGACCGTGCCCGCTTGCTGGAACTCATCAAGGAGCTGGCCGTGGTGCGCGGAAGGGTCACCCTCTCCTCCGGCAAGGAGGCCGACTACTACATCGACCTGCGCCGCATCACCCTCCACCACGAGGCCGCCCCGCTGGTGGGACGGGTCATGCTGAACCTGTTGGACCAGGCCGGCGTCGAGGCCCAGGCCGTCGGCGGCCTGACCATGGGCGCGGACCCCGTCGGCACCGCCATGCTCCACGAGGCCGGCCGCCAGGGCCGGGACCTGGACGCCTTCGTGGTCCGCAAGGCGCAGAAGTCCTACGGCATGGGCCGTCAGGTGGAGGGACCGTCCGTGGAAGGACGCCCCGTCGTCGTCCTCGAGGACACCTCCACCACCGGAGGGTCGGCGCTGACCGCCGTCGAGGGAGTCCGCCAGGCCGGCGGCCTGGTGCAGGCCGTGGCCGTGATCGTGGACCGGGACACCGGCGCCGCCGAACGCATCGAGGAGGAGGCCGGGGTGCAGTACCTGTACGCCTTCGGCAAGGACGAGCTCGGCCTCGACTGA
- a CDS encoding MarR family winged helix-turn-helix transcriptional regulator, whose translation MSDPIDREAPSGNPTEQMLSYWINLVDTLLTTRVNESLAEHGLTRAQWQLMNTLTARPQTTEELSQSLAPAAATTEEGPRTVEEHLDELVESGWLVAEGGMYTLTSTGRTSGERVAAVVEELRAEITEGFDDSQYQMVVQALKTMARNLGWEHA comes from the coding sequence ATGAGTGACCCCATTGACCGGGAGGCCCCGTCGGGCAACCCCACCGAACAGATGCTCAGCTACTGGATCAACCTGGTGGACACCCTGCTGACCACGCGCGTCAACGAGTCCCTCGCCGAACACGGGCTCACCCGCGCACAGTGGCAGCTGATGAACACCCTGACGGCCCGGCCCCAGACCACCGAGGAACTCAGCCAGTCACTGGCGCCCGCCGCGGCCACCACCGAGGAGGGGCCACGGACGGTCGAGGAGCATCTGGACGAGCTCGTCGAGTCGGGCTGGCTGGTGGCTGAGGGCGGGATGTACACCCTGACCAGCACGGGACGCACGTCCGGCGAGCGCGTGGCCGCCGTGGTGGAGGAACTGCGGGCGGAGATCACTGAGGGGTTCGATGACAGCCAGTACCAGATGGTGGTCCAGGCACTGAAGACCATGGCCAGGAACCTCGGTTGGGAACATGCCTGA
- the nadE gene encoding ammonia-dependent NAD(+) synthetase: MRELQREIIAEMGVSPEIDPAAEAARRVTFLQDYLRSSGAQGFVLGISGGLDSTLAGRLAQLAVEGLRAEGEQAEFIAVRLPYNVQHDEDDARAALGFIGADREVTYDIAAAVDGFESEFASAIGEPISDFNKGNVKARVRMVAQYAIAGGRGLLVIGTDQAAESVTGFFTKYGDGGADVLPLFGLNKRQNRSLLQHLGAAERLWAKVPTADLLDGKPGQTDEAELGLDYDTIDDYLEGRAIPDEAAQKLESIYLRSRHKRTTPVTILDGWWRG; encoded by the coding sequence ATGCGTGAACTGCAGCGAGAGATCATCGCCGAGATGGGCGTCAGCCCCGAGATCGATCCGGCCGCCGAGGCGGCCAGACGCGTGACCTTCCTCCAGGACTATCTGCGGTCCTCCGGTGCCCAGGGATTCGTCCTCGGCATCTCCGGAGGTCTGGACTCCACCCTGGCGGGCCGCTTGGCGCAGTTGGCCGTCGAAGGGCTCCGGGCCGAGGGCGAACAGGCCGAGTTCATCGCGGTCCGCCTGCCCTACAACGTGCAGCATGACGAGGACGATGCCCGGGCCGCCCTGGGCTTCATCGGCGCCGACCGCGAGGTCACCTATGACATCGCCGCCGCCGTGGACGGGTTCGAGTCCGAGTTCGCCTCCGCCATCGGTGAACCGATCTCCGACTTCAACAAGGGCAATGTCAAGGCGCGCGTGCGCATGGTCGCCCAGTATGCGATCGCCGGGGGCCGTGGCCTCCTGGTGATCGGCACGGACCAGGCCGCGGAGTCCGTGACCGGATTCTTCACCAAGTACGGCGACGGCGGCGCGGACGTGCTGCCGCTGTTCGGTTTGAACAAGCGCCAGAACCGTTCGCTGCTCCAGCACCTCGGAGCGGCCGAGAGGCTGTGGGCCAAGGTGCCCACGGCGGACCTGCTGGACGGCAAGCCGGGCCAGACCGACGAGGCCGAGCTCGGCCTGGACTATGACACGATCGACGATTACCTCGAGGGCCGCGCCATCCCGGACGAGGCCGCCCAGAAGCTGGAATCGATCTACCTGCGCTCCCGGCACAAGCGCACCACACCGGTGACGATCCTGGACGGCTGGTGGCGCGGCTGA
- a CDS encoding ATP-binding cassette domain-containing protein, with protein sequence MHVTPNTVPETAPGGINHTARDAPSGTTPGTSSGTMSGTAAASFRAEPGTGAGTGHAADALSHEARPLPAGQPINPEAVISVRGLRKSFGRKEILHGLDFDIPANSICGLLGRNGAGKTTALSILSGQDRASNGEVSVMGRQPFEDIETASHLCFARENQKYPESFKAGHVLKSAPWFFESWDQSFAERLVRMFRLPVETKIQKLSRGQLSSVAIVVGLASRAPLTFFDEPYLGLDATARQLFYDVMLQDYLEHPRTIIMSTHLIDEAADLLEKVLVIDDGRILMDADADSARSAAFSLSGPAAAVGQLTEGRSILHSRRIGGLSSVTLAGQPDAGLAAAAAEQHLEIGPVGLQDLVAAIGSRPTDTVGEPATESPKESR encoded by the coding sequence ATGCACGTCACTCCCAACACCGTTCCCGAGACCGCTCCCGGCGGCATCAACCACACCGCACGCGACGCCCCATCCGGAACCACGCCCGGAACCTCGTCCGGCACCATGTCCGGCACGGCGGCCGCGTCCTTCCGGGCCGAGCCCGGCACAGGCGCCGGCACCGGCCATGCCGCCGACGCCCTGAGCCACGAGGCCAGGCCGCTGCCGGCCGGGCAGCCGATCAACCCCGAGGCCGTGATCAGCGTGCGCGGGCTGCGGAAGTCCTTCGGCCGCAAGGAGATCCTGCACGGGCTCGACTTCGATATCCCCGCCAACTCCATCTGCGGCCTGCTCGGCCGCAACGGCGCCGGCAAGACCACCGCCCTGTCCATCCTCTCCGGCCAGGACCGGGCCAGCAACGGGGAGGTCTCGGTGATGGGACGGCAACCCTTCGAGGACATCGAGACGGCCTCCCACCTGTGCTTCGCCCGGGAGAACCAGAAGTACCCGGAGTCCTTCAAGGCCGGGCACGTGCTGAAGTCCGCCCCCTGGTTCTTCGAGAGCTGGGACCAGAGCTTCGCCGAACGACTGGTGAGGATGTTCCGGCTTCCAGTGGAGACCAAGATCCAGAAGCTCTCCCGCGGGCAGCTGTCCTCGGTCGCCATCGTCGTCGGCCTCGCCTCCCGGGCCCCGCTGACCTTCTTCGACGAGCCCTACCTCGGCCTGGACGCCACGGCCCGCCAGCTGTTCTACGACGTGATGCTGCAGGACTACCTGGAGCACCCCCGCACCATCATCATGTCCACCCACCTCATCGACGAGGCCGCGGACCTGCTGGAGAAGGTCCTGGTGATCGACGACGGCCGGATCCTGATGGACGCCGACGCGGACTCGGCGCGCAGCGCCGCCTTCTCCCTCTCCGGCCCGGCGGCCGCCGTCGGGCAGCTCACGGAGGGCAGGAGCATCCTGCACTCCCGCCGGATCGGCGGCCTGTCCTCCGTCACCCTGGCCGGACAGCCCGACGCCGGCCTGGCCGCCGCCGCGGCCGAGCAGCACCTGGAGATCGGTCCGGTCGGACTCCAAGACCTGGTGGCCGCGATCGGCTCGCGGCCCACCGACACCGTGGGCGAGCCCGCCACCGAATCCCCGAAGGAGTCACGATGA
- a CDS encoding GntR family transcriptional regulator has product MDATQPIFRQLALRIEQGIVDGTYPEETQVPSTTEFSAFLRINPATANKGINLLVDTGILYKKRGIGMFVAPGARQQLLGTRREAFTRQYIHPLLTEAARLEITPEDLSEMIRSTAADLTTTADTTRSSL; this is encoded by the coding sequence ATGGACGCCACGCAGCCGATCTTCCGCCAGCTGGCGCTCCGGATCGAGCAGGGGATCGTGGACGGAACCTACCCGGAGGAGACGCAGGTGCCCTCCACCACCGAGTTCTCCGCGTTCCTGCGCATCAATCCGGCCACCGCCAACAAGGGGATCAACCTGCTGGTGGACACGGGGATCCTCTACAAGAAACGGGGCATCGGCATGTTCGTGGCGCCCGGTGCCCGGCAGCAGCTGCTGGGCACCCGCCGCGAGGCCTTCACCCGGCAGTACATCCACCCGTTGCTCACCGAGGCGGCCCGGTTGGAGATCACCCCGGAGGACCTGTCCGAGATGATCCGCAGTACCGCCGCCGATCTCACGACCACCGCAGACACCACCCGATCATCCCTGTAG
- a CDS encoding exodeoxyribonuclease III: protein MKIATWNVNSLRARADRVESWLERTDVDVLAIQETKCKDENFPWELFERMDYEVAHFGFSQWNGVAIASRVGLADVERTFSGQPAFGKGGLDPVQEARAIAATVGTGADAVRLWSLYVPNGRALEDEHMPYKLQWLHVLKEQAAADLAADPNLRLALTGDWNIAPQDEDVWDIQFFRDQGLTHVSAPERAAFHAFEEAGFQDVVRPRHPGPGVYTYWDYTQLRFPKKEGMRIDFVLASPALADSVTDAWIDREERKGKGASDHAPVVVDFGP, encoded by the coding sequence GTGAAGATCGCGACCTGGAATGTGAACTCCCTCCGTGCCCGAGCCGACCGCGTCGAGTCCTGGCTCGAACGCACCGACGTGGATGTCCTGGCCATCCAGGAGACCAAGTGCAAGGACGAGAACTTCCCGTGGGAGCTCTTCGAGCGCATGGACTACGAGGTGGCCCACTTCGGCTTCTCCCAGTGGAACGGGGTGGCCATCGCCTCCCGCGTGGGCCTGGCGGACGTCGAACGCACCTTCTCCGGCCAGCCCGCCTTCGGCAAGGGCGGCCTGGATCCGGTCCAGGAGGCCCGCGCCATCGCGGCGACCGTGGGCACCGGGGCGGATGCGGTACGCCTGTGGTCCCTCTACGTCCCCAACGGCCGCGCCCTCGAGGACGAGCACATGCCCTACAAACTGCAGTGGCTCCACGTCCTCAAGGAGCAGGCCGCCGCGGACCTCGCCGCGGACCCGAACCTGCGCTTGGCCCTGACCGGGGACTGGAACATCGCCCCGCAGGACGAGGACGTCTGGGACATCCAGTTCTTCCGGGACCAGGGTCTGACACACGTGTCCGCACCGGAGCGCGCCGCCTTCCACGCCTTCGAGGAGGCCGGGTTCCAGGACGTCGTCCGCCCGCGCCACCCGGGACCCGGGGTCTACACCTACTGGGACTACACGCAGTTGCGCTTCCCCAAGAAGGAGGGCATGCGCATCGACTTCGTCCTGGCCTCCCCGGCTCTCGCCGACTCCGTCACGGACGCCTGGATCGACCGCGAGGAGCGCAAGGGCAAGGGCGCCTCGGACCACGCCCCCGTGGTCGTGGACTTCGGCCCCTGA